The window tcaactatcaatttcacatgAAGTTAACTACACTCGAATTTCCacctttatattattaatttgacaaaCCAAAATGTGTCATAAAATATTctttcattacaattaaaataaaattttttctttaaaactaagaaattccctctctcttcttttttatctttctcttttttcttttattttttatttctttctgtgttacagaaaaataaaattaataaaataatatcattcaaataaatttataaaactataaagaatacaataaatttataattaaatataattaaaaaataatcacaCAATATTATTcacattaaaatatatattattatatatattttttatttaattttaaatttttaccattTATCTTTCTAATTGAATTTTCACTTTTCTtcctttaaatatttattacatataatttatagagaatactaatgttgtgattaattagaatcaagattcaaatgtttcaaaaaaaaattaattttgagttaattttataattattaatataaaattttttatactaatatctaattatatttttatataaaaaatattatttttaaataacaagtattaaaattaattatttttatttatgtaatatacttaacacctaattaaatgtaaaagtatatacattaaattttttcataataagtgttaaaattaattattaataaaaaaataaactctttcacataaaaataataactgaaaaatttattatttaatttttttgatctACTGAAATCCTGTTCTTTTAAAATTTAGTCGACGAAAACTTTTATCTTTTATGACCTTTTTGTAAAAATAGTTCAATTTTATAAattgtttataatttataatgtcATGACAAAAAcgacataattttaaaattttcttattcaggTAAAAACACTAGTATCATACAtaaatgaacaaacattattaatcGTAACATACTAACATtgcattgatttatttatttatttattttgaatattacaTTCATTGGTACATTGCAAGTGCAGGCACGCCAACAATCACTTTTTAATGATATATATCGCTACTTTTTGGTACTCAATGACCAATTTCAATAATCAGTTCAACTGCTAACCGAAGGCTTGTCCGGTTTGAACAACTATCAAAATTATCAGAATTGAGAAACAGAATCAGACTGAAAAAGTAGTCCAAAACCCAATACTTATAAAAGCCATTCTATTACCTACTTCTAGCAGTAGAAACAAAGGCATGTATAAAAGCTTGGAACCAATATTTGATTTGCTTTGATTTGATTTGTATTATATCCATAATTTTACAGTGAATGATACTGTAAAAACTAAAGCGAAAAGTCAAGTACAAAGCAGGTACTTCCAATTGTAATATGGGACATGCAAGGTAGAATCCATGGACCATAGCCTTTTATAACTTAAATATTCCTACCAAGGTTGCACTTGTTCTTCATCGACCCCAGTTTGAATAGGAAAATGTCCTGCCGTCCAAAATTCACCATTCATATTTTGGGCAAGCAAACCACTATGGTCATCATGCTTAGCCTCAAAATCCAAGTCTTCAAATATTTCCTCAAAACCATCATCATAACCATCTTCAAAATTATCAATATCAAAATTGTCATCATAATCAACATCAATGTCGTCCTCACTATTTTCATCAGTATCACTGAAACCACCAAGAAACTTGTCAATCCTGCCCCTTCTTCGTTCTCGTCTCATTCTCTTTGATTCCCTAACTAAGTCCCTCCATTTATTGCGTAAGAACAATATCTCATCCTTCTCCAATAACTCACCCTTCTCACCAAACCCCTCTACCAAGAAAACGGAGTGCCGCTGCCCTTTCAAACTCACATAAAACAATTCCGGATGTCTTATAATCATTGCTCTCAACTTGTTTGGGAGACCGAATTCCTTTCTGAAATGGGTCAAGTGGTCTATTAAAGTACTCTTTTCAATCATCATCCCAAGAACCTCTCTTACTACAGAACAAGATCTCTTTTCTGCTTCCAATGATACCTTAGCTAAAGAATCAACAGGGTTCCTATAAGGGCACAATTCCGGAATTTCTTCAAATTTTAGCAAGAAACTCTGGTGACGTCTCTTTATGTTAAGCCCTTTTCTAAGTCTTAGTTGTTTGAACTTTAAAGGCCGATCAACTATTAAATCAGGAGAACGAAATGCAAGAGGTGGTAAAGGCTTTGCCAAGTTTGAGTCCCAAGATACAAGCTCAAGTGCACGGCCATAGGAAGTTTCAACAGTCTTGAATTTATCTGGAAAATCGTTGCACAAACGGGATCTAAAATTAGGAGGAAGACCAAGATCTGGAGCAAGGTGAACCAACTTTGATAGGAGTAACCGGTAGTGAGATGATAACATAAGAAGCTTCTGGAGTTTGGTTGCCAAAGTGGTGGAAATGGAGGATTGAAGAGTGAGTTCCTCAGCAGAAAGAGCAGCAGCAGCTGGAGTTAGAC is drawn from Arachis hypogaea cultivar Tifrunner chromosome 12, arahy.Tifrunner.gnm2.J5K5, whole genome shotgun sequence and contains these coding sequences:
- the LOC112727754 gene encoding protein WHAT'S THIS FACTOR 1, chloroplastic, which produces MALCLPCQFSNNKLVSDLGSSFLSGTSSLSCSTFRKQKEHNNDLSNISISIYCSSVKHVRDTGLDRRVLLKNKTRFVQKLKTLLLSKPKHYLPVHILSKCWSYLTLSTPHSILAMIHRYPSIFELFTIPWPPKPLNATKLYPQLCVRLTPAAAALSAEELTLQSSISTTLATKLQKLLMLSSHYRLLLSKLVHLAPDLGLPPNFRSRLCNDFPDKFKTVETSYGRALELVSWDSNLAKPLPPLAFRSPDLIVDRPLKFKQLRLRKGLNIKRRHQSFLLKFEEIPELCPYRNPVDSLAKVSLEAEKRSCSVVREVLGMMIEKSTLIDHLTHFRKEFGLPNKLRAMIIRHPELFYVSLKGQRHSVFLVEGFGEKGELLEKDEILFLRNKWRDLVRESKRMRRERRRGRIDKFLGGFSDTDENSEDDIDVDYDDNFDIDNFEDGYDDGFEEIFEDLDFEAKHDDHSGLLAQNMNGEFWTAGHFPIQTGVDEEQVQPW